From Triticum urartu cultivar G1812 chromosome 2, Tu2.1, whole genome shotgun sequence, a single genomic window includes:
- the LOC125536393 gene encoding vesicle transport protein GOT1-like codes for MVSFDINDRKKIGLGLTGFGVLFSFLGILMLFDKGFLAMGNILFVSGVSLTIGLKSTVQFFTKPKNHKGSIAFGIGLFLVLIGWPVFGMMAESYGFAVLFSGFWPTAAVYLQKNPTVGWIFQHPYVTSLLTRFRGRRVPV; via the exons ATGGTTTCCTTCGACATCAACGACCGCAAGA AGATTGGGCTGGGCTTGACTGGGTTTGGAGTTCTCTTCTCGTTTCTTGGGATCCTCATGCTGTTTGACAAGGGGTTCTTGGCAATGGGGAAT ATTCTCTTCGTGTCTGGTGTTTCACTAACCATTGGCCTGAAGTCAACTGTACAGTTCTTCACCAAGCCTAAGAATCACAAG GGTTCGATTGCTTTTGGGATCGGACTTTTCCTCGTCCTCATTGGTTGGCCTGTCTTCGGAATGATGGCGGAATCGTATGGCTTTGCCGTGCTGTTCAG CGGCTTCTGGCCTACTGCTGCTGTTTACCTGCAAAAGAACCCCACCGTCGGCTGGATTTTCCAGCACCCTTACGTGACTTCG TTGCTCACCCGGTTCAGAGGCAGACGAGTCCCCGTGTGA
- the LOC125536394 gene encoding MFP1 attachment factor 1-like, with protein MAEDAPNAGAEDIHPAPTESFADAAAPPASAEKSSSETLLPSLSIWPPSQRTRDAVVRRVVQTLSAPSVLSQRYGAIPEPEAEVAAAAVEAEAFAAASESAAASPASLEDGIEVLQAYSKEVSRRLLELAKSRAAAAAAAPETPAEPSGEESEGSSVTAPPPTEE; from the coding sequence ATGGCCGAGGACGCCCCCAACGCCGGCGCTGAGGACATCCACCCCGCGCCCACTGAATCCTTCGCCGACGCAGCTGCCCCTCCGGCGTCGGCAGAGAAGTCCTCGTCGGAGACGCTGCTCCCGTCGCTCAGCATCTGGCCGCCGTCGCAGCGCACGCGCGACGCCGTTGTCCGGCGCGTCGTGCAGACCCTGTCCGCGCCCAGCGTCCTCTCCCAGCGCTACGGCGCCATCCCCGAGCCCGAGGCCGAGGTCGCCGCAGCCGCCGTCGAGGCCGAGGCCTTCGCCGCCGCCTCGgagtccgccgccgcctcccccgcCTCCCTGGAGGACGGGATCGAGGTCCTCCAGGCCTACTCCAAGGAGGTCAGCCGCCGCCTCCTCGAGCTCGCCAAGTCgcgcgccgctgccgccgccgcagcTCCAGAGACCCCCGCGGAACCGAGCGGTGAAGAGTCGGAGGGTTCGTCGGTGACTGCTCCGCCCCCCACGGAGGAGTAA